Proteins encoded together in one Onychomys torridus chromosome 1, mOncTor1.1, whole genome shotgun sequence window:
- the Ctu1 gene encoding cytoplasmic tRNA 2-thiolation protein 1: MPAPTCSSCHAARAALRRPRSGQALCGSCFCAAFEAEVLHTVLAGRLLPPGAVVAVGASGGKDSTVLAHVLRELTPRLGITLHLVAVDEGIGGYRDAALEAVSSQAARWELPLTVVAYADLFGGWTMDAVARSTAGSGRSRSCCTFCGVLRRRALEEGARLVGATHIVTGHNADDMAETVLMNFLRGDAGRLARGGVLGSGGEGCALPRCRPLQFASQKEVVLYAHFRRLRYFSEECVYAPEAFRGHARDLLKQLEAARPSTVLDLVHSAERLALAPAARPPPPGTCSRCGALASHTLCQACALLDGLNRGLPRLAIGKGRRVLQAQPPLPGSRSQATSDAVAPPGPCTCEQSRDGATLCRNGGGQAGATCVLQSDLSPTE; encoded by the exons ATGCCCGCCCCAACGTGCTCCTCCTGCCACGCGGCCCGCGCTGCCCTCCGCCGCCCGCGCTCGGGGCAGGCTCTGTGCGGCTCCTGCTTCTGTGCGGCCTTTGAGGCCGAGGTGCTGCACACGGTGCTCGCAGGGCGCCTGCTGCCCCCTGGTGCCGTGGTGGCCGTGGGCGCCTCGGGCGGCAAGGACTCCACGGTACTGGCGCATGTGCTGCGCGAGCTCACGCCGCGCCTGGGCATCACGCTGCACCTGGTGGCGGTGGACGAAGGCATCGGCGGCTACCGAGACGCAGCGCTGGAGGCCGTGAGCAGCCAGGCAGCGCGCTGGGAGCTGCCGCTCACCGTTGTGGCCTATGCAGACCTGTTCGGGGGCTGGACAATGGACGCCGTGGCCCGCAGCACGGCCGGCTCTGGCCGGAGCCGGTCCTGCTGCACCTTCTGCGGGGTGCTACGGAGGAGGGCGCTGGAGGAGGGCGCTCGCCTAGTGGGAGCTACACACATCGTGACAG GTCACAATGCCGATGATATGGCGGAGACAGTGCTCATGAACTTCCTGCGTGGTGATGCGGGGCGGCTGGCACGGGGCGGAGTGCTGGGCTCTGGGGGCGAGGGGTGCGCGCTCCCGCGGTGCCGGCCACTGCAGTTCGCTTCGCAGAAGGAGGTGGTGCTGTACGCGCACTTCCGCCGTCTGCGCTACTTCTCCGAGGAGTGCGTGTACGCGCCCGAGGCCTTCCGTGGCCATGCTCGCGACCTGCTCAAGCAGCTGGAGGCAGCGCGGCCATCCACAGTGCTGGACCTTGTGCACTCGGCAGAGCGCCTAGCTCTTGCCCCGGCGGCTCGGCCGCCTCCTCCAGGCACCTGCTCCCGCTGCGGGGCGCTGGCCAGTCACACACTCTGCCAGGCCTGCGCGCTCCTGGATGGCCTCAACCGAGGCCTGCCACGCCTGGCCATCGGCAAGGGCCGCCGCGTGCTGCAAgcccagccaccactgcccgggagCCGAAGCCAGGCCACCAGTGACGCTGTGGCCCCACCGGGACCCTGCACCTGTGAGCAATCCAGAGATGGAGCCACCCTGTGCCGGAATGGAGGGGGCCAGGCAGGAGCCACCTGTGTCCTGCAGAGTGACCTGAGCCCCACTGAGTGA
- the LOC118588936 gene encoding sialic acid-binding Ig-like lectin 12 isoform X1 translates to MLLLLLLLWGMTGVEGGPEATQGYSLNVKREVVVQEGLCVLIPCRFSYPTGKRTDSDPVHGYWFHSGANIRHDFPVATNNPQRPVLKRTQGRFFLLGDPQKNNCSLDIRETRKEDTGSYFFRLERGEEKYSYILNTMTLHVTALTNTPHILIPETLEARRPSNLTCSAPWACELPTFSWTGPSVSLLSTNAISSSVLTIIPQPWDHGTNLTCQVTLPGTGVTTRMTIRLSVSYAPKNLTVTIYQGADPESITLKNGSSLSVSEGQSLRLFCSTDSYPPANLSWTWGNLSLCPSKLSKPGLLELFPVHLKHGGVYTCQAQHALGSQHISLSLHPQHSATLSEMTVGALVGAGATALLFLFCCILLLV, encoded by the exons atgctgctgttgctgctgctgctctggggaATGACAGGGGTAGAGGGTGGCCCTGAGGCCACTCAGGGTTACTCGCTGAATGTGAaaagggaggtggtggtgcaagAGGGCTTGTGTGTCCTCATTCCTTGTAGGTTCTCCTACCCCACGGGGAAACGGACTGACTCAGACCCGGTTCATGGATACTGGTTCCATAGTGGAGCCAATATAAGGCATGATTTTCCAGTGGCCACAAATAACCCACAGAGGCCAGTACTGAAGAGGACCCAGGGCCGATTCTTCCTGCTGGGAGATCCACAGAAGAACAACTGCTCCCTGGACATCAGAGAGACCAGGAAGGAGGACACAGGCTCATACTTCTTTCGcctggaaagaggagaagagaagtaTAGCTATATTTTGAACACGATGACTCTGCATGTGACAG CCCTTACTAACACTCCACACATCCTTATCCCGGAAACCCTGGAGGCTCGCCGTCCCAGCAACCTGACCTGCTCTGCACCTTGGGCCTGTGAGCTCCCCACCTTCTCCTGGACTGGTCCCTCTGTGTCACTCTTGAGCACCAATGCCATTAGTTCCTCAGTGCTGACCATCATCCCCCAGCCCTGGGACCATGGCACCAACCTCACTTGTCAGGTGACCCTGCCTGGAACCGGTGTGACCACAAGAATGACCATCCGTCTCAGTGTGTCAT ATGCTCCAAAGAATCTGACTGTGACCATCTATCAAGGAGCTGACCCAG AATCCATAACCCTGAAGAACGGCTCATCTCTTTCCGTTTCTGAGGGCCAGTCTCTGCGCCTCTTCTGTAGCACCGACAGCTATCCCCCTGCGAACCTGAGCTGGACCTGGGGTAATCTGAGTCTGTGCCCCTCGAAGCTGTCAAAACCTGGGCTCCTGGAGCTGTTTCCAGTGCATCTTAAGCATGGAGGAGTGTACACCTGCCAAGCTCAGCATGCCCTGGGCTCCCAGCACATTTCCCTGAGTCTGCATCCACAGC aCAGTGCAACGTTATCAGAAATGACTGTGGGGGCCTTGGTGGGTGCAGGAGCCAcagccctcctcttcctgttttgCTGCATCCTCCTCCTGGTGTGA
- the LOC118588936 gene encoding sialic acid-binding Ig-like lectin 12 isoform X2: MLLLLLLLWGMTGVEGGPEATQGYSLNVKREVVVQEGLCVLIPCRFSYPTGKRTDSDPVHGYWFHSGANIRHDFPVATNNPQRPVLKRTQGRFFLLGDPQKNNCSLDIRETRKEDTGSYFFRLERGEEKYSYILNTMTLHVTDAPKNLTVTIYQGADPESITLKNGSSLSVSEGQSLRLFCSTDSYPPANLSWTWGNLSLCPSKLSKPGLLELFPVHLKHGGVYTCQAQHALGSQHISLSLHPQHSATLSEMTVGALVGAGATALLFLFCCILLLVVRPCRRPARPASAAPDPDALKGSVSQSPLVEPQADDSFEPLPPTVEAASSSTEEEVHYASLNFHEMKPRNPQEQQDTTEYSEIKPYK, encoded by the exons atgctgctgttgctgctgctgctctggggaATGACAGGGGTAGAGGGTGGCCCTGAGGCCACTCAGGGTTACTCGCTGAATGTGAaaagggaggtggtggtgcaagAGGGCTTGTGTGTCCTCATTCCTTGTAGGTTCTCCTACCCCACGGGGAAACGGACTGACTCAGACCCGGTTCATGGATACTGGTTCCATAGTGGAGCCAATATAAGGCATGATTTTCCAGTGGCCACAAATAACCCACAGAGGCCAGTACTGAAGAGGACCCAGGGCCGATTCTTCCTGCTGGGAGATCCACAGAAGAACAACTGCTCCCTGGACATCAGAGAGACCAGGAAGGAGGACACAGGCTCATACTTCTTTCGcctggaaagaggagaagagaagtaTAGCTATATTTTGAACACGATGACTCTGCATGTGACAG ATGCTCCAAAGAATCTGACTGTGACCATCTATCAAGGAGCTGACCCAG AATCCATAACCCTGAAGAACGGCTCATCTCTTTCCGTTTCTGAGGGCCAGTCTCTGCGCCTCTTCTGTAGCACCGACAGCTATCCCCCTGCGAACCTGAGCTGGACCTGGGGTAATCTGAGTCTGTGCCCCTCGAAGCTGTCAAAACCTGGGCTCCTGGAGCTGTTTCCAGTGCATCTTAAGCATGGAGGAGTGTACACCTGCCAAGCTCAGCATGCCCTGGGCTCCCAGCACATTTCCCTGAGTCTGCATCCACAGC aCAGTGCAACGTTATCAGAAATGACTGTGGGGGCCTTGGTGGGTGCAGGAGCCAcagccctcctcttcctgttttgCTGCATCCTCCTCCTGGT GGTAAGACCCTGTAGGAGACCAGCCAGGCCAGCTTCAGCAGCTCCGGATCCAGATGCCCTCAAGGGCTCGGTTTCTCAG AGTCCCCTGGTTGAACCTCAGGCAGATGACAGCTTCGAACCCCTGCCTCCCACAGTTGAGGCGGCCTCCTCATCCACAGAGGAAGAGGTACATTATGCATCCCTCAACTTCCATGAGATGAagcccaggaatccacaggagcAGCAGGACACCACCGAGTACTCGGAGATAAAGCCCTACAAGTGA